TAAAGTCAAGATTAGAATGTATGGAAAAAGACGGTTAGGTGAAGATATAAGCAAGTATTTATCACACCAGCCTTACCTATTCTTTTGTAAAACGATCAATAAAGAAAGGTGACATCATGGATAAAAAAATATATTACGTCGCGTTTCACTCTGGAGAATCCCCAGCTGAAATTCGCGAAACCAAAGATGAGAACGATGCATTTTATGATTTTGAGATTGAAGCTACAACAGATGAACGAAATGAACTAGAAATTCTCTTTGAAAGAACTGCCAAAGAAGACTTCGACGGTCTAATCAAAACCCACGTTCCCTTCTTAGTCGCCGACTCTGCCTCACAAGAAGACAAAGAATATGATTACGCTCTGCAGGATTTATATCAAAAGATCTATGATCTCGGAACGACAACAACAAAAAAGAAATTGAAAGAATTAGGGATTCCAAAGCAGTAATTATAATTATTGCATCTCCCCCCAATATGATAACAAAGCCAGTTAGAGCAACCGGCCCTAACTGGCTTTTTCTAATTCATTTCCTGAATTCGTACCTTGATTTCTTCTTTAGGTAAGATTGCTTGCGTAAAATGAGCTGACCCCACCACTGCACGATCATGATGAGCTTCTATTCGACATATCACTTGACGCTTTTTTACCTCTACCGCTTCTGCGACAAACGTAACTTCTTTTCCTATTGGAGCTGGGGCATGGTGTACAACTTGGATTTTAGCTCCGATCCCTTCCTCATGCTCTTCTAAATAAGGGAGAATAATTTCCCGCCCCACCCACTCCATATAGTAGACCATTGTCACAGTGGAAAGAGCTGGGTGCACTTTCACCCCTCCAAAAGAGGCCACCATCTCTTCCTTGACGGTAATGGTTTTCTCTTTCCGTATACCGGGAATCAAACCTGGTTTCAACCCGTTCCCTCCTTTTTACACACCAAACGGATTAAGCGGTTTTGGCCCAATAAAAGAGAGAACACTTTTCGTTTCTGAATAAAGGTCCAGGGACTCAATCGCCAGTTCACGCCCGAAGCCTGACTGTTTATACCCACCAAAAGGCAATCCTGGCATAGCAGAGAAAGGCGTATTGATCATTACTACCCCTGCTTTCAGCTTCTCTGTCACCCGATGTGCACGGGAGAAATCTTGCGTCCACACCGCCGCTGCTAACCCAAATTCTGTTTCATTGGCTAATTGGATCGCTTCTTGTTCCTCTTTAAACTTCATGATCATCACAACCGGTCCGAATATCTCTTCTTGGGCTGCCTTCATCTGATTATGACAGTCTACGATGACCGTCGGCTCATACCAATGCCCCTCTTGAAAATCCGTACCCTCAGGGCGCTTACCCCCACACAACACACGTGCTCCTTCCGCTATCGCAGATTGGACATAGGAATCAATCGTATCGCACTGTGCCGCGGAAATTATAGCGCCAATCTGGGTCGTTTTCTGTAATGGGTTACCCAGCCTCAATTTTTTCGTCTTCTCCACAAACCGCTCAATAAATGAATCATAAATAGACTCGTGCACAAATAGCCGAGAACGTGCTTCGCACGATTGTCCAGTATTATAAAAGATCCCAAAAAGAGAACCATCGACTGCTCCTTCTAAATCCGCATCAGCGAACACAAGATTAGGAGATTTTCCACCCAATTCTAACGTAATCCGCTTTAAAGTAGCAGAAGCATTTTTCATAATATCTTTACCTGTGTTGGTCTCACCTGTGAAAGCAACTTTATCTACACCTGGATGTTCTGTCAGATAAGCCCCGATATCAGCGCCGCTTCCTGTTACCACATTTATCACACCACTAGGCACCCCCGCCTCGTGGCAAATATCAGCTAATACATAAGCTGTAATAGGAGTAAGACTAGCTGGTTTCAAAACGATAGTACATCCCGCTGCTAATGCAGGGGCTACTTTCCACGCCGCCATCATCAATGGATAGTTCCATGGAATAATTTGAGCACACACCCCTACTGGTTCTTTCTTTGTGTAGTGGAAGAATCCATTAGGAACTGGCTTTGTCTGACCTGACAAAGTGGTACATGCACCCGCATACAGCTCAAAATCTTCTATTGCTTGATGTACTTGCCCCTGCGCCGCCGATAATGACTTGCCGCTATTTAATACCTCTAGCTCACATAATTCCTCAAAGCGCTCCCTCATGATACCCGCGATTCGATTTAAAATCTGAGCTCTGCGCGAGGCTGGCCACTTTGCCCACTTTCCCTTTTCCAACGCCAACCTTGCAGCTTTCACAGCTTGGTCTACATCTTCACGATTTGCTTTTGCAATTTGTGCCAACGGCTTCCCTGTGGCGGGATTATAGGTTGGGAAAGTCTCCTCTGAGGAACTTTGTACATATTCACCATTAATAAACAATGGGTACATCTCTTTTACAATAGAGCTTTTTAACATCTTATACCTCTCCTTTTCCCTTTAGAAATTTATCACTTATCCCCACATCTACTCTATTCGCTCAATCAGAGTAGCAATCCCTTGACCAACACCAATACACATCGTAACTAAGCCATAACGACCCTGTCGACGTTCCAACTCATGTACGAGCGTTGTTACCAACCGTGCTCCACTAGCCCCTAAAGGATGCCCCAATGCGATGGCCCCGCCATTCACATTTACCTTGTTCGGATCCCATTCCATCACTTTCATCACTGCCAGCGTCTGTGCCGCAAATGCTTCATTACATTCAATTAAATCAATCTGCTCACTAGAAATCCCAGTTCGGTGCAAAAGTTTTTTGGTCGCATAAACGGGTCCCATCCCCATATAATCGGGATCAGTCCCCGCGACAGCAAAAGAGACAATTCGTGCTCGTGCTCTGAGCCCTAATGAATCTGCTCGCTTTCGTTCCATTATGATAAGAGCGGCTGCCCCATCGTTAATTCCTGAAGAGTTACCTGCGGTCACGGTTCCAGTGCTAGTAAAGGCCGGTTTTAGTTTCGCCAATGCCTCCCTATCTGTGTACGGACGTATATGCTCATCTTTTTGAAATAAAACGTGATCTTTGTTTTTGCCGATAACAGTGATCGGAGCAACCTCAGTAGAAAAACGCCCCTCTTCCCACGCCTCGGTTGCACGCTTCTGGCTCTGAAGAGCAAATTCATCTTGTTCTTCTCTCGTAATATCAAATTTTTTGGCTACATTTTCGGCCGTCTCCCCCATAGCGAGTGGAGGATACATTGCTGCCAATCTTCGGTTAACAAAACGCCAACCTAAGGTCGTATCTACCATCATCTGTTCTCCACGCACAAACGGTTCTTCCGGCTTAAGCATCACCAAGGGCGCGCGCGTCATGCTTTCCACTCCCCCTGCAACAAATGCGTCGCCACACCCCATATGCAAAGTCGATACAGCCTGATTTACTGCTTCCAAACCAGAACCACAAAGGCGATTAACGGTTACTCCCGCTACTTCTTGAGGAAAACCTGCCAATAATAATGACATACGTGCCACATTACGATTATCCTCACCTGCCTGATTGGTGCAACCAAAAAACACATCTTCCACTTGCTCCAGGGGCAGTGTAGGATTTCGTTCGATTAAAGCCCGCAGTACATGGGCAGCCATATCATCTGGACGCACCTCTCGCAGACTCCCACGAAAACGTCCAATCGGTGTCCGAACAGCATCCACAATGACCGCTTCACGCATGTGCATCACTCTCTTCGTAAGTATAAAACCCTCTTCCTACTGCTACCCCCGTCCGTCCAGCATAAACCATTCTCCGCAAGAGCGGGGTGGGCCGGTACCGATCATCTCCCAGCTCTTCTACTAAGCCAGTCAACACCCAAATTACTTGATCAATTCCCACCCGATCAGCCCAGGATAAGGGACCCGTTGGGAGATTCATTCCTAAACAGAGCGCGCGGTCAATATCTTCCCTCGATGCAATCCCTTCATTGAGAACGAGGGCAGCCTCATTAACCAGTAAAGCCAGTGTACGCGGAAATACTAATCCCGGTTCATCACCCACTACTTCCACATGCATGCCCATTCGTTCCCAGAATACTCTTCCTTTCTCCCATCCTTCTTCTTCAGCCTGCATAGGTCGGCTTACTTCCATTATCTTTTTTTCCGCCATCAACAGAGGGGAAAAACCATAGATCCGTTGAGGATGTTTCAACCATGACGCAATCCGCGTAGCTGAAACATGCAAAGCAGAAGAGAAAATAGGAACCGAAGGATCAATCCACTCTTCAACACGCCGTAATACGGTTTCCTTCTCTTCTATTGCTCCACTGCGCACATCAACAACTGCTGAGAATCTCCTCTCCCGCAGTGGTTCCCCTTCTATCACTACCTGCCAATCCCTCTCATTTAAGAAAGCATACATTTCTTCTAAAAGTGGACCTTCTCCGATCAGCCATACTCTATCCCTCATACGAATAATGCCCCCTTCCGCTCTTCCTTCCTAACTGTCCACCTTCAACCAGCAACCGCTGAGAATAGTGAGGACGATAGCGGGCATCATAGTAAAATTGTTCAAAGATAGAGAGTGAAGCGGCATAATTTACATCTATGCCTATCAAATCTTGCAATGCAAACGGACCCATCGCAAAACCATTATCTGTAAGCAGTTGATCCACTTGTTCTTTACTAGCGATACGCTCACCGACCAAACGGTACGCTTCTGTATGAAACGAACGTGCCAGCCGGTTCACCAAAAATCCAGGTGAGTCTTCAACAATAACTGGCTCTTTTCCAATCAACTTCACCCACGACAATACCTGCTCTACTTCCTTTTGACCACTCTTCATTCCACGAATAACCTCTACTAAAGGCAAAACGGGAGCTGGATTAAAGAAGTGTAACCCTAATACACGATGTGAAAAGGTTGTCATCCCCGCTATCTCCGTGATGGAAAAGGAGGATGTATTTGTTGCCAGGATCGTATTATCACCCACATACGACTCTAAGACTGCGAATAACTCTCGTTTTACATCCAAATCTTCGATAACGGCCTCAATCACCAACTCAATCTCCTTCAATTGGGACAATTGAGGAATCAGTTGAATTCGGGTAAGCCATTCATCCCGTTCACTATCACTCATCTTTCCTTTCTCCACTCGCTTAGCAAACCGCTGTGAGAGCTGCTCCAATGCCCTCTTTCCTTTTTCTTCATCCACATCGTATAGTTGAACCGTGCAACCTGCGCGCACGAAACACTCCACAATACCTGCTCCCATAGTACCTGCACCGATTACCGCTATGCGAGGAAAAATCACACTAGATCCTCTTCGGTCACTACTTCTCCCACCATCATCGTAACCAGTTTCCCTGCAAATCCCATCACGTCCTTCGCCGCACTTCTCCCTTCTTTAGAGCCCATAGCAGCATCCAAGCTACTTCGATCAGAAAAATATAAATCTGCCTGCAAATAGTAAGGAGCATTATCTCCCATCGGCGTGCCCGTAAAACGTGTCACTTCAATCTTCTTTAAGCCTGGCATTTTTTTTGCTAGTGGGGCATGAACATGAAAATAATGCTCATCAAACGTAGAGGTATCTTCCGGTTGCTTGTAAATAGCTACGAGCTTATGCATTGATCATTCTCCTTTAAACATTGGTTTTTACGAACTTCTTTCTTGATTCTCACCCTGCTTTCCATACATATGAAAGCGCATACATTTTTTCGCACCATGATTCTATACTGGTTTCATCGCTTCAAATGGTTGTCTGCAATTTTTACAGTAATACAGAGAGCGGCAAGCGGCTGAACCAAATAGATTTTCTACCTCACCTTCTTCCTTTCCACAGTACGGACATGCTGGAATGGAAGGAGGAGCATGCTCTTTCAGTGTGCTTTGTGCGGGTGCAATTCCAAAGCTTTTTAATTTTTCTTTCCCGACAGGTAAAATACGATCATTTGTCCAAATCGGTGTGCGCAAAAAAGTGACGACTACTTCCTCTACATTCGCTAAAGCCAGGAGACGTTCCTTCACATTTTTCTTGATCATTTCAATTGCAGGACATCCGACGAAAGTAGGGATGAGGAATACATTAACCCGACAACCGTCAACTTCCACCTCCTGCACCATCCCCAGTTCCACAACGCTTACAGTTGGAATTTCGGGATCTTTCACTTCTTGTAGCTCCAACCATATCTCCTGCTCACTCACTATCACTTTTATCACTCCTAGCTCAGTGCTCTTCGTCTTACCAGAGAGCAGTAGCATCTACACGCAGCACCTCCGTCATCGTAGCTAACAAACTTGTTAATGCAGGTGTATGTTGTCCCACTCGTCCCGCTATCGCCTGTTGTGGAAGTTCCCCTGGCCAGGGTAGCTGTACTTCTGCAAAAAGTGCACGCATCTTCATTTCCCACTTCTCTTGTATGTGCACAGAAGATAACGGCATAATTCCCCAATCACATAATTGCTCTTCTTTCTCCCCTAAGGAAAACAAGCCACTTACATCGGGCCAGATGTCAGAGATTGCTCTTTCCATCCGTTGTCGTGCTTCCCCTCCCGCTTGCAACAGTCGAGTAAACCAAAGTGTGAAGTGAAGCAGGTGATAATGCTCCTCCCTACGAATTTTCTCCACCGCTTGTGCCAACGGAGCATAACTACTTCGTTCCAGCGCCTCGAGTCGAATGTCATCAAACATATCGTAGAAAAAATGACGTACAATCGTATGTGCCCAATCCCCATTATCTCGCTCTACCAACACTGCATTTCGCCATGCGTTTGGTGTTCTCATAAATGCGAGGGCATCTGGTTCTGGTTCTCCCCACTCATGAAGTAGCTCATAGTAACATAACGCATGTCCCACTTCATCTTGCGAAATCGAAGCAAACGCGACATCTCCCTCCAGATCAGGTGCTTTCCCCAGCCACTCTGAAGCGCGATGTCCGATACACAGCTCATCATCTGCCAGTTGATAGAGAAGATCCCGTACCGCCGAGCGATAGACGGGGTGTTCGGATCTCTGTTCATCTATCATTATCAAACGGATCCCTCCTCTACCGCTTCGCTTTTAGTCACCCTCTGCTCTTCCTTCTCTACGGGTAACGGATGTTCACGATAGGTACGCCATAAACGACCATTTTCCGTATAACCCTTCACTTCCCGATAACTCCGATCCATCGAACGTGTAAAAAATCGCTCCCCTGGGGCATGATGAATTACCGCTTGTCGCACCACCCATAAGCTGATTGCCTCATCCCGACGTAAAAAGTTTTCGCGTGCAACCTGGAGTGCAAACTCCGCTGAAGGCGCTTTTACACTCCCCACATGCATGTGCATATCCTTATGTGTTTTCTGAACAAAAACTTCATAGATTTCATATTCCCCTTGCTGTCCTTGTTGACTCACTTTACTCCCCTCCTTACCTTATCCGCTTCGATGTGCAGATGCGTACATCATCGCTTCACGTACCCACCGCTGCCCTTCATGCGCTTCTTTTCGTAAAACAATTCGTTCTGACGACATGGGCCCCTTATTTTTTACTACCATCTCTTGGTGCCACTTCCAATCCGGATCCGTGTACATCCAACACTGTTTCTCCTCATCATAATGGAGGTGTGGATCTGGAATTCTAAGTCCGATAGACTTCATTCGAGGCACATATTTATCAAAAAATTGCTGTCGTAATTCTTCATTCGTCTTCGTACGGATACGGTAATCTATCATTCTCTGCGCTGCTTGTGTTACCTCGCGCGGACCGAAAAAAAACAGCAATGGTTCCCACCATCGATCAACGGCTTCCTGTAACATTTTGCGCTGCTCTTTTGTCCCTCCTGCTAGCGCTAACACAATATTTTCACCGTGCTGCATATGAAAGCTCTCTTCTGCACAAATTCGCTTTAATACACGTGCATATGGGGCATACGAGGTATCTAGTAGAGCGGTCTGGTTAATAATAGCTGCACCATCGACCAGCCATCCAATTACACCCACATCTGCCCACGAGTACGTTTTCATATGGAAAACATTATGAAACTTCACTTTTCCCAGATATATATCCGCTATTAACTGTTCCCGTGACACACCCAAGGGAGCCGCTAAATCCTCCACTACTCGTAAAAGCAATTGACCATGTCCCATCTCATCCTGCACCTTGGCCATCAATGCTAGTTTTCTCCTTAACGTAGGTGCTTTTGGCACCCACTCTTTCTCGGGATACACACCCATAATCTCACTTACACCATGCATATGAATCAACTTGATGAGCAATTTACGGTACTCTTCTGGCATCCAATCTGTCGCCTCTATCTTGTCACCACTTTGCAGCCGCTCCATAAAACGAACCGTATGTTCACCCTCCTGTCTTTCACTCACGTCTATCCCCCCTTTTTCTTTGTTGCTAGACCCTCCAGCAAAATGTCCGCATATCGGTCGGCAATTTTTCTCGGCGGCAATTCCCCATCAGGGCGATACCACTCATACATCCAGTTAGCCACTGAGAGAAGTAAAAGCCGAATAAATTTTTCGTCTTCTTGTCGAAACTCCCCGGTCTCCATCCCTGACACAATAATCTGTGACCAACAAACTTCATACTCATCTCTCTTCGCTTGAATTTTTTCTCTCCGCTCAAACGAAAGCGCTTTCCATTCATGAAAAAATACGGTCGCCGCTTCTAAATGATCGGCTACCACTTGTGCATGCGCAGCTAAGGCACGACGCAATTTCTCCTCTGCTGTACCCGCTTCTGTCACAATGGGGGTAATTGCTGTTAAAAAAGCATCTGCACCACGACAACTAATCTCATATAATAAATCTTCTTTTGATTGGATATGAGCATATAAGCTTCCTGACAACAACCCTGCTTGTTCGGCAATATCTCGGATCGTTGTGGCTGCATATCCTTGTGAATGAAATAAGCGGCTCGCCACTTCAATAATCTCTTCACGCCTTTGACTTCGTCCCATCAGATTTTCTCCACTTCTTCTCAATACAAGCGCTTGCTTGTTTTTAGAATATAACAATTAGTTCGTATTGTCAATCATCATTAGGTACCTCCACCTTATTCATTTTCATAAATATGACTTTTACTATTTTCCTTCTATGCTCTCTTCAGTACAATAGTAAAGGTATGTATGAAAAAGGAACCTATCACCTGACATTCAGCTTTAAACACCACTACTCTAACAAACGGAGGCTCTTACATGATTGGATTAAACCGCCGCTCTCTTTCACTAAAACCACACCCCACCTCTTCAAATCCATTGTTTAATTATGCCTCCAAACTTTTATCTGATGGGCTCATCCTTGCAGGAATCACAGGACTAGGTTACTTCTCCGCCTATCTTAGTGACCTTGCCTACAAGAGTTATTTTGGAATTCCCTCTATGTTTATTGACATCGGAATAAATACCGTTATCCTCTCGATCTCCATTCTCGTCATTTGTTTTCTCATTCTCATCATTGCGATCGACAGTCCATTTATGCAAAAGTATGGACGCCATCTCTTTCCCTTCCTGCTTATCACTGCGATCGGCATCCTATTGGCTACCAAAATGAATTTTACTTTCTCTTGGGCTAAGTTTCCATTCATCCTAGGGGTTTATCTCACTTACTTATTCGCAGCATGGTTCCTTTTCATGCTCGTCTATTCTCGTCGCCTCAAAGCAGCCATGATCACATTCGCACTTATCGTGGTTTCTATCTCATATTCCAGCGGCTCAATCATCGCACAAAATCAACAGGAGTATTTAGTTACTCTCTCTCCATCTCCCCATGTGGTAATCGCTTACTATGGAGATTCACTCATCCTAGCCCCGATCAACTTAGATAGTGGTGAAATCTCCAACTCCTATAAATTTATCGATCAGAAAGCTGCCTTTGATGAAGCATTATCATTTACATCGATGGAAGTGGGCCCACTCACAATTGAAAGATAAAGTAGTACAACAATAAGCCACCTCGTCATCAGACCAGGTGGCTTATCAACAAGCTGTCTATCCAATAAAGCGAATCGTGAGTGGATAGCGGTACTCTTTACCCTCGTTTGCTTTAATCGAGGCTATAATCATAAATACCAACGCCCCCACGTAAAGAACAGCAGCCAGTACAAACCCAATCAAAATCACCATCAAGATAATGGATACGATCATATATACCGTGATAGTGATTTGAAAATTAAGCGACTCTTTTCCCTGCTGATCAATGAAATTAGAATCATCTTTTTTGATGAGCCAGATTATAAGAGGTCCTAATACATTGCCAAAAGGAATAAGAAAATATCCAATCAAGGCACTCAAATGACACCACATCGCCCAAGCGCGCTCCTCTTTTTCAGAGAGAGTTTGACTCAATTTCCACTCCTCCTCGCTCCACCAACTAACTTTAGCTGGTTGATCCCCTTATCTTTACGCTCAATCTCGATCATTCATACACGCTTTTACTCCGTTTTATTACTTTTTCCTTACCAATCAAACAAACTGCCTTTCATTACAGCAAGTGATTCCCTCGTCTTATGAAAGCCCATCCATAACACTTCTGAATGAACCGCCGCCGGCTTCGCCGTAACATCCGCTTTATGAGCATACTTGAGTGCACGATAAATATGATAATCATGGGTGACCAGATAAGCTGTGTGATGTCCTTTCTCCTTCATCAAAGTACGGGCATGACGTAAGTTTTCTTCTGTGCTTCTTGCCTGTTCCTCAAGTAGAAGTGCCCCTACCGGAACCCCCTCTTCGACCAAATATTGCTTCATTCCTTCCGCCTCCGAGATGCCATCATCTCCTACTCCTCCCGAGAGAAGTAACACATCCACGCGCTTCTCTTTATAAAGTTGAAGCGCCATCTGAAGCCGCTCTTCCAATGCAGGACTTGGCTTTCCCTCCCACAATGCCGCCCCTAGAACAATGGCTACATCTCTTTTTTCTGTCGGCATCGCTGTCTCATCATGGGCAGAGACTAAATTCCACACATACACAAAGCCACCTAAACCGATTAGTAGGGGAATCCCCAATACCACAGCCCATCTTTTTTTCTTCACCATATCCCCTTTCCTTTCTCCCCTCTTTTTCTATCGTAGGAAACGAATAGTCAGCGGATAACGATACTCCTCGCCTTTTTTTGCTTGCACAGTGGCTAAAACTGTACAGATTATTCCCCACACATATAAGATAGGCAAAATAATAAAACCTATGAGAATAAAACATAATAGAGAAGCAACTAACACGTAGATTAAAAAGCTAATCTGAAAGTTTATGGATTCCTTTCCGTTGTAGTCAATAAATGAAGACTCCTCTTTCTTCCACAGCCAAACCACCAATGGCGCAATAATCGTCCCTAGAGGGACTACTGTCAAATAGGCTATGAGTGCACTAAGATGACAAATCATCCCCCATGTGCGTTCCTCTTTTGTTGTCGTCATTCTACTCTCCCCCTCTTTTTTTCTTCACAATCCTCTATATTGCTAGGCGTTTTATTCATTCTATACGGTAATACTATTATTGACCAGGCGCAATCCCCTTTTCATTGTAAATATGTATGATAAACCACCTTAGGTTGGTCTTGTTGAAAGAGTAGTCATCCCGTCGCTACTATGATATAATTTCCCTTTGGATGCAAATGATTTCGGGATACAACGATCTCTTCACACGGTGAAGAGATGTGATTAATGATAAAAGGGAGGTGGGTGCGCCACAGGTGCGTACCTACATTACATGAAACCAACTGATATCCGTAACATAGCTATTATCGCTCACGTTGACCACGGTAAAACCACTCTCGTTGATGCGATGCTCAAACAGAGCCGAATTTTTCGTGATAACCAACATGTAGATGATCGCGTCATGGATTCCAACGACTTGGAACGTGAACGTGGGATCACCATTTTGTCAAAAAACACAGCTATCACCTATCAAGATATTAAGATCAATATTATTGATACCCCAGGACACGCTGATTTCGGTGGTGAAGTAGAGCGCGTCATGAATATGGTAGACGGTGTACTTCTTCTGGTCGACTCAGTAGAAGGCCCCATGCCACAAACCAAGTTTGTGCTTCGACAAGCTCTTTCACGTGGTCACAAAGTAATCGTGGTCGTCAATAAAATCGATCGCGCCAACGCACGTCCAGATTATGTGATCAATACCACTTTTGACCTATTTGTCGATTTGGGAGCAACAGAGGAACAAGCTGAATTCCCAGTCATCTATACAAGTGCACTTGCTGGTATTGCTGGAAAAGAACCCGAAGAGCTCACAGAAAACCTGGAGCCTCTTTTTGAAGAAATCGTTGAGTACTTGCCTCACCCTAATGTTTCATTAGATGAGCCAACACAGATGCAAGCCACTCTGATGGGCTTTGATGACTATAAAGGTAAAATCGTCATTGGTCGTCTAAACAGCGGACGCATTCAAAAAAATCAACCCCTGATTCATATTACAGAAGATGGTTCTCATCTACCTGTAAAAGCAGCACAGGTGTTTACTCATCAAGGGCTGAACCGTGTGGAAGTAGAGGAAGCCACTTGCGGAGATATTATCGCATTGACAGGATTAGGCGATGTAGGCATTGGGGATACCATCGCAGATGCAGACAACCCACGTGCGTTGCCTCGTATTAAAGTGGAAGAACCTACTTTGCGTGTCACTTTTGGTATTAACACCAGTCCTTTCGCTGGACGTGAAGGTAAATTTGTCACCTCCCGTAAACTGCGCGAACGCCTCTACTTGGAATCTGAACGCGATGTGGCTCTAAAGGTGGCAGAAACGGATTCCGCGGAAACATTTTATGTCTCCGGTCGTGGTGAACTTCATCTCGGTATCTTAATTGAAAACATGCGCCGAGAAGGCTTCGAATTTGAAGTGAGCAAGCCTGAAGTGATTCTGAAAAAGATCGAAGACAAGTGGCATGAACCCTTCGAAAGTGTTGAGGTAGAGGTGAGTGAAGCTTACCAAGGCGCCGTAGTTGAATTGCTCGGACAACGTAAAGGGCAGATGCAAGATATGCAACTGCGCGATAATGGTCTCATTCACTACACTTTCCTCGTCCCAACTCGTGGATTGATCGGGTTCCGGCAACAATTCCTCACTGCTACCCGTGGTGAAGGATTAATCAATACTCTATTTGCTGGTTACCAACCCTTTACAGGGGATATCCAAACCCGTAGCCATGGGTCACTCGTAGCTTGGGAGCCTGGTGAAACAAACAACTATGGTTTACATGCCGCTCAAGAGCGAGGGCAGCTTTTCATCCCTTCTGGAACACCCGTCTACGAAGGCATGGTGGTCGGACAACATATTCGCGAGGGCGACTTGGAGGTTAACGTTTGTAAGAAAAAGCAATTAACCAACTTCCGTGCCTCCGGCTCCGATGACTCCCTTCGTTTGGAACCACCAAAAGACTTATCACTAGATGATGCACTCGAATACCTAGCCGAAGACGAATTATTGGAAGTTACTCCGGAATCTTTCCGTATTCGTAAACGCGTCCTGGCTAAAAACGAACGCCGTCGTTTAGCTAAACAAGGCGGTCGCCGAGAATAAAACCTCTTTTATAAAAACACCCTTGAAACCAGATGGTTTCAAGGGTGTTTATTTTTTTGGTTTCTCTTTTTTCACCATGCGATAATCGGCTACTTCATACCCACAGGTACGGTATAATTTAACAGCTGCTAGATTATTACTCGTAACAAACACTTGGCGGTGAGATATCCCTTGTTCATCAAACCACGCCTC
This sequence is a window from Mechercharimyces sp. CAU 1602. Protein-coding genes within it:
- the paaC gene encoding 1,2-phenylacetyl-CoA epoxidase subunit PaaC, producing the protein MIDEQRSEHPVYRSAVRDLLYQLADDELCIGHRASEWLGKAPDLEGDVAFASISQDEVGHALCYYELLHEWGEPEPDALAFMRTPNAWRNAVLVERDNGDWAHTIVRHFFYDMFDDIRLEALERSSYAPLAQAVEKIRREEHYHLLHFTLWFTRLLQAGGEARQRMERAISDIWPDVSGLFSLGEKEEQLCDWGIMPLSSVHIQEKWEMKMRALFAEVQLPWPGELPQQAIAGRVGQHTPALTSLLATMTEVLRVDATALW
- a CDS encoding YdcF family protein; protein product: MKKKRWAVVLGIPLLIGLGGFVYVWNLVSAHDETAMPTEKRDVAIVLGAALWEGKPSPALEERLQMALQLYKEKRVDVLLLSGGVGDDGISEAEGMKQYLVEEGVPVGALLLEEQARSTEENLRHARTLMKEKGHHTAYLVTHDYHIYRALKYAHKADVTAKPAAVHSEVLWMGFHKTRESLAVMKGSLFDW
- a CDS encoding DUF4870 domain-containing protein produces the protein MSQTLSEKEERAWAMWCHLSALIGYFLIPFGNVLGPLIIWLIKKDDSNFIDQQGKESLNFQITITVYMIVSIILMVILIGFVLAAVLYVGALVFMIIASIKANEGKEYRYPLTIRFIG
- a CDS encoding TetR/AcrR family transcriptional regulator yields the protein MGRSQRREEIIEVASRLFHSQGYAATTIRDIAEQAGLLSGSLYAHIQSKEDLLYEISCRGADAFLTAITPIVTEAGTAEEKLRRALAAHAQVVADHLEAATVFFHEWKALSFERREKIQAKRDEYEVCWSQIIVSGMETGEFRQEDEKFIRLLLLSVANWMYEWYRPDGELPPRKIADRYADILLEGLATKKKGG
- the paaA gene encoding 1,2-phenylacetyl-CoA epoxidase subunit PaaA, yielding MERLQSGDKIEATDWMPEEYRKLLIKLIHMHGVSEIMGVYPEKEWVPKAPTLRRKLALMAKVQDEMGHGQLLLRVVEDLAAPLGVSREQLIADIYLGKVKFHNVFHMKTYSWADVGVIGWLVDGAAIINQTALLDTSYAPYARVLKRICAEESFHMQHGENIVLALAGGTKEQRKMLQEAVDRWWEPLLFFFGPREVTQAAQRMIDYRIRTKTNEELRQQFFDKYVPRMKSIGLRIPDPHLHYDEEKQCWMYTDPDWKWHQEMVVKNKGPMSSERIVLRKEAHEGQRWVREAMMYASAHRSG
- a CDS encoding DUF4870 domain-containing protein, which produces MTTTKEERTWGMICHLSALIAYLTVVPLGTIIAPLVVWLWKKEESSFIDYNGKESINFQISFLIYVLVASLLCFILIGFIILPILYVWGIICTVLATVQAKKGEEYRYPLTIRFLR
- a CDS encoding phenylacetic acid degradation protein, translated to MSQQGQQGEYEIYEVFVQKTHKDMHMHVGSVKAPSAEFALQVARENFLRRDEAISLWVVRQAVIHHAPGERFFTRSMDRSYREVKGYTENGRLWRTYREHPLPVEKEEQRVTKSEAVEEGSV
- the typA gene encoding translational GTPase TypA, coding for MKPTDIRNIAIIAHVDHGKTTLVDAMLKQSRIFRDNQHVDDRVMDSNDLERERGITILSKNTAITYQDIKINIIDTPGHADFGGEVERVMNMVDGVLLLVDSVEGPMPQTKFVLRQALSRGHKVIVVVNKIDRANARPDYVINTTFDLFVDLGATEEQAEFPVIYTSALAGIAGKEPEELTENLEPLFEEIVEYLPHPNVSLDEPTQMQATLMGFDDYKGKIVIGRLNSGRIQKNQPLIHITEDGSHLPVKAAQVFTHQGLNRVEVEEATCGDIIALTGLGDVGIGDTIADADNPRALPRIKVEEPTLRVTFGINTSPFAGREGKFVTSRKLRERLYLESERDVALKVAETDSAETFYVSGRGELHLGILIENMRREGFEFEVSKPEVILKKIEDKWHEPFESVEVEVSEAYQGAVVELLGQRKGQMQDMQLRDNGLIHYTFLVPTRGLIGFRQQFLTATRGEGLINTLFAGYQPFTGDIQTRSHGSLVAWEPGETNNYGLHAAQERGQLFIPSGTPVYEGMVVGQHIREGDLEVNVCKKKQLTNFRASGSDDSLRLEPPKDLSLDDALEYLAEDELLEVTPESFRIRKRVLAKNERRRLAKQGGRRE